tcgtttgttAGCAACAAATgcgcccacccacacacacgcagccgCCGCCTGCACAGTGCTAGTGAGAGACCTGACTTTGCCTTAATTGGATGGAAATAAATGATGTTTTCCGCAAAGGGtgttccacacacaaaacattttacacacaGCTACACGTGTACATATTGTactatacatatgcatgtattgAGTGGAAACATGTGTTCTGTTTGTCACTTTTACCAACTTTATGAGTGGGTCTCTTTGCCCCTAACCACTAGCCATTAGCCTCCTCCTTCTCACACCCCCACCCAAGGCACAATTCTTTTGCCTTATTTGCTCCACTTTTCCTTttagtcgtagtcgtcgtcgtagtcatGTATTGTATGTAGGTGATGGCTTCCATATCGATATATGCATATAGACATCACTTCGCAGTCAGTGGCCACCTCACCACCCTTCCTCCGTTAGTCAGTCAATTTTGCTGGCATCCGCATAAACATAAATCCCATAAACAATGGATGGTAACAGTCTGTAACCTCGAATGGGAAACACTCTTACAGGGGAGTTGCTTTATTCAACTACGAGTATTCCTAGACAATTTCCATTCTTTATCCAtctttctcttatttttaGATCACTTGCATTTTCTTATCTAAAGTATTTTCATATCAATTTACCACATAGGGTTTCCCTTCTGAGAGCGTGCCTTCCATCTACTAATCTGCATAAGAGAATGTATTTTATGGGTCTGCGgtcccaccagcagcaggttTACGATGTTGACCCCATCATCGGAACTGTaacgcacacaaacatacacacatacaatatacccaTAGCAGAAACACATGTAAATATTcgattttatgcaaatttttaacCTTTTCCTGAGCTAAGCAGCCGTTGGCGTGTCTTTAGAGAATTTTGGACGCCAACTGGGGGTTACGATGCGCTCCTTACACTGTCCCTTCCTCCATTCCATGAATTTCCTTTTCCTGATTTTAAAGTTGAAAAGTCAAGACGCCGGAGCGCTTTTTATGGCACATTTGCATGTCGACTAAGCCCAGATCCAAAGATAGGTGGCAAGCCTGGCGCCAAAGGTGTAGGTACTACTTATATCGCATGACATTGGGGCGGGCCGTGCGAATAACGGAAGCGCAAATAGATGAAGATATTAAGATATATGGGGCACAACTACCCATACCACTGAATGTtcattgtatgtgtgtaaatgCAGGTACTTATTACGGTACTTGAAGGGGCAAAGACTAACTGTAAATTCTCATTCAACGAACAACGATCGATATGCAATGCTATCCAAAGCTTTCTTTCTCTACGTTTTTGTTCTATGTTTAGCTGccagctccatctccctctttcagcttatctctctcttttcctacTCCATTCACTGTTCAATCGAATATCATTTGGAACTCTTTCTATCCACTTCTCCTTTTCCATCCGCTGAATCGAAGAACATttccaactctctctctctctctgtattccCGGCTGGAACGAAGATCATTTCTATATATAGCGATCAGCTAATTGACGACACTATCAGCATGGGAAGGGAATGCAattagctctctctctctctgtcattcTCTATTGCTGTGGAGTTGGATTGTCAAAATTACGGCAAAGAACTCCAACAGCAACTCCCACGTGACGACATCGAAATCATatcagccacacacatacacacacactaccGTAAAGTGGCTTATCGCCGTTCTGTTTAAACATTGAAAAGACGAGAgggaaaagcaaacataaaagaGTAAGTAGAATGCGATAGAAAGGCGACCCTGGACGGAGAACACTCCTTTTACAGTTGGAAATGGAAGATGGGCTAGGCCAAGGTAAAATATACAGAAGGTAATTGAATCCCGATCTTCGCTTGGCTTGATTCTGGTCAGGGTGCCAACTGGTGACCACTATATCGGTCTGTTGTGTAAGTGCCTTACCTTCAGCTTGAATGGGGCTTGGGCTAGGCCCTGGCGACTATTCCAAAAACAATGGCCATTTGAAAAGCGTCGAAACGAGTTTTAAATATAGCTTGGCCCAGTGTGTGACGTCACCCACAGCCCGACCCAGGCGCAAATAGCCAAGAATGACAATAGCAACGACAGAGAAAAGCGAGCTCAACTAAAAGCAACGTCAATGCAATGGCGATTGGATGCGATGCTATAGGTTTTCAAATTTAGTTTTCAGTTGGGGAATATGGACGCggtgccatgccatgccaggcCAGAGATTTTGCCGCGCGCACATACCACAACAAATCCACAttacaacgacaacagcattCACCTGCAGGGGGCCCCTCCGCAACCTCACCCGCCCACTAACCTGCTAGCGAGAACTATTTGGTCGAGTGATTCGACAAAGAGATACCCTGTACCAAGTGACTTACATCTACAGGTGGTATTGAATGTTAATTTTCATAGTTTTAGGGgcggaaacaaacaaatttttttaaGCTGTTGCAAATCGATGTTCGAACAGACGACGAATGAATTTGACTGAACCCAATCGTGGATGCTAACACATAAACGGACATTAAACTCACATACCTTAGTACATTCAGAGTAATGGATATAAAAACAACACGGCCATTTGCCGCTCATGCCAGCCACTGCGcatgctccctctctctgaaAAGCTGGTTTATATgacactctttctctctcccactctctcatCGGgcaagtgtgagtgtgtgtatgttgtaTTAATAAAAGCAACCAACGCATTTTTGCTACTAAAAtccaacacaacacaaaactgaaaagGAAACCCGAACTGGCGGCGACTGAAGAAGACTTTGATGGGAAGTGTAGTACTGCGTAATCAATTTTTTTGGGAACATTTCTGGACTATTTTCGTGGTTCTATCTGGGAATGGGTGGCAGGGGTTGTTACAGTTACACAGTTTCTAATTGGAACGTAGTGTGGTGGTATGGCGTATTGGAAGAAGACTCACCAAACTGTTATTAGCTTTTCGGAATGGCTATGTATGGATATTCACGGGATCTGGATTAGAGCTGCAGCCACACCACACTTCACACAACATAACACTTAATTTTGGAGAGATGCTACTTTTTGGGGGTATTTTCTATtaaaaactgtaattttatcAACGaaaatttggaattttatctgtaattttcatttaacaaCATTCTCAATACGAGCTTTTGCACTTTgattctgtttttatttttcaaatattgtAACGAACACGGCAGAGCACGGTCAAAATGGAGCTCCAGAAACGCTCCACGGGATCCAGAGAAAATTTATTATCAACTGCGAGAGCTCCAAAGTAAACTGAAAATTACATTGCAGCGTTGGCGCTTTTGAGCTCTCTGCCCCCACTTGGTCGTTGCGGTCGCTGCTCCAATGCTGCCAGTTCAGCTAGTTTACAGCTAGTTTTGGCCATCCATGGTTTTGATTggtatacaaaatatgaaattgtTCGAAATGTTGACTCCGTATTTAtccattttctgtttttttgtcaGATTATTTTGAATTGGacaaatacatttgtatgttaTTAATCAAAAAAATGCGTTAGCAAAATTGTCTCATATGTCCATCTAGCTATTAGCTAGCTATCTAGCTATAAGTTGCCAacactgctctgctctctcagATTGCTTATAACGATGATGGGGCTTGGCTGCGATGTATTGCACGATGGTAATTTCGATATTTTGTGTTTGGAATATGCGCcgttaaatttcaattgaggATGTGAACTTTTTGTAAGcttacatttttcatattttgtcCAATCTGGCTCTTTTATGtgtataattattaattattataattatgatTAGGGATCGTGTTGCACGATtggaaattttcattttcgtgaAATACCTTCCACCTAGAATATACTTTTTTGCCCAGCCAGTATATGgtattttaaaaacattttttggtatATACCGGTATATTTCTGCTGGTCTGTTTTCGATAAGTCCGCgctttattgtttattatattctttcatttaattgtcATTTAACAATGAATTTATTGCCAAAGACACGCGAAGAGTTCGCGCAAACCGACTACTGGAACGAGTTCTTCAAGAAGCGTGGCGAAAAGGCCTTTGAATGGTATGTAAAAAGTTAGTTTTAGgaccaacaaaaagcaacatgTGTTTTTTAACCAAAATTGCATATACAATTTCCTAGGTATGGCGAATATCTGGACCTATGCGATcagatacacaaatacattaAGCCGGTGGACAAGATTCTGATGCTGGGATGCGGCAACTCCAAACTGAGCATGGACATGTATGACACGGGATTCAGGTACGGAAAAAGCCGAGTCTCTATGGAATATTATAACCCAAAAGCATTGCCCCACACAGAGACATAACCAACATTGATATTTCGCCGGTGGCTGTGAAGAAGATGTTGGAACAAAATGCGCGCACGCGTCCGGACATGAAGTTCCTGCAAATGGATGCCACAGCCATGACATTTCCCGACGAGAGTTTCTCTGTGGCCCTGGACAAGGGCACATTGGATGCGCTATTTGTGGATGATGCCGTGGAAACTCGAGCTGTGGTGGAGAACTATTTCAAAGAGATTTTACGTACCATGAGGTTAGTAGGCCCAGGCGTCATCATGTTTCCTTGGATCAAGCAATATTAATTCCATTGTAGGAATGGCGGTCGCTATGTGTGCATATCCTTGCTGCAGGAGCACATCCTCAATTTTCTGCTGGACTTTCTGCCCCGTCACAATTGCATGCTGCGCATCGTACACTGTTTGGGCGTGGAGCAGGCCAACAAGGAGAAGAATGCCGATGATGCCATGAAGCTGCCAGTTTTTGTGGTCGTTGCCACAAAATTTAAGAGTCTTCCCATGCCCGTTAGTAGATGCCAAATGTAGCTGTAGAACATTTACTCATCTCATTTGTTATTTACAGATTTTGGAATTCGGTTTGGGCAACGATAAAATGCAAAGGTTTACGGAATCTTCGGAGCTAAGCAACGCCGTGTCTTCCGTGCAAAAAGCCGCCCTGGTATGCAATGGCTTGGCCCGCTCCAGCATTGCCGGACACGATGAGGTGACGCTGGATCTGTATCGACCCTCGGAGAATACTCCGCGCTATAGCATATACATTTTGGATCAGCCGGCAGCCAGAGGCCTGGGCAAATATGCGGCATTTATTGTGCCGCAGGGCAGAGAAGTTGAGTGGCTCTTTGGCACGCCCGCGGGACGCAAGAAGTTGCAGGCATCGGCCAAGTTTCAACGCCTGGCGGTAATTACGCTGCATCGCGATCAAGTCTACAATACCCTCGACGAGGTCAAGGCAGAGCTGGGCGACACCGTCACTAGTTTGGCTCCGTTTGGACTTAACGAACAGATTCCATATCTATCGCTGGGCAGCGACGTGGGCAAGCGGGAGACACTGATCAGTGGCTTCTCCAAGATATCCGGCGAGTTTCGCATCGAGGAAGTGGCAGCCGGTGGCAAAACGTTGCGGCGTCTAATATTTCTCAGCAATCAGTTTGTTGTGCAATCAGAGGCGCTGGTAAAGACAAGTAAGTGGAGTAGAACAATGGCTCTATGGGGAAATTTCTAATGTTTCTGTTTTACTTTAGTTAAAATCAAGGGCAAAAAGGAGCGCAAGAAGATTGACTTTGGTTATTTGGCCTGTCAGCATCACTTGTACATGTCCGTGGGCGTTCAACTGGCCACAACGCTGCAGAATCCCAAGAAGAATGAACAAAAAGATGTGCTAGTCATTGGACTCGGCGGCGGTGGACTGTGCAGCTTTCTACATGGCGCGCTACCGTAGGTTTATAGCATCTACTTGCTGTTTATTTCGTTAATGTAATTCCTTTGCAGTCATTCACGCATTACGGCTGTGGAGATCGATCCCATAATGCTGGAGGTGGCTGAGCAATATTTCGAACTGAAGCAGGACAAACGCTTCCATGTGGTCATTGACGATGGTCTGGCCTTTGTGGAGCGCTGTCGTAATGAAGGTAGAGCTACCCTTATCTATCCCTTAATTGGGTTCCTCTGTAACGtgtttattctttttataGACATCCACTTTGATGCCGTCCTGTTCGATGTGGACAGCAAAGATCTCAGCTTGGGCATGAGCTGTCCACCACAAGGCTTTCTAGCCCACGATGTGCTCCTGCACATCAAGGAGATTATTGGACCCAAGGGTCTGTTCATGCTCAATCTGGTGTGTCGTGATGAGACGCTCAAAGCGGAGGCCATGGCCAATTTGCAAAAGGTTTTCCCGGCCGTCTGCAGCTacaagctggaggaggacaTCAACGAGGTGGTCTACTGTGCCAACGATGAAAAGTACAAAACGGTGGAGCACTGGCAAAAGGCCATGGGCACCGCAGGCCGTGGCCTAAACACGGCCATCAAAGAGCACAAGCTGGCCAATGAGGATGCGCTCGAAGTGGCAGACTTCCTCAGCGAATTGAAGATATAGAAGAAtcgttttttaaataaatgttaagtGTATTTTagttataaattaaaaagctAAACTATTAACTAATTGTATTGTAGAATTGctaataataacaaaattgctaaatgtggcaaaagaaaacgtattgcaaaatgttttttcgcTTTCATCAAATTAAAGTAAGGGATTTTCAGATAGCAAGAATAACGAGGCATGGaattacacatacataaacgtatacatacatatttagcGTACATTTATCAACTTAAGTTtcgtaattaaattatttcagTTAAACGATTTTTCGTAGACAAAAGTTGCCTTCGTTTGGGTTTAGGTTTTTCGGCTGCTAGCAGGCAACAGCACAAAGTTCGTTGCTAGAAAAGGTTTACAAAATAGAAGTAAGTACTagaatttgttgtttctcGTTGCAGTCATTTAAAAGGAACTGAAATTGGGGGCCACTTTTCATACTTTTCtaccaaaacaaatatataacaatttatttatcaacGGCTCTCTCCATGGTGAACACTGGGCTTTAAAATATAGCAAGAAAGGTCTCAAAAAACTTTgcgaaataaattattaaaagcgcgctgcttcttcttcgtggtggaggaggtggtgctgccgccgctgttgctgccgctgctgctgccacccgcTTGGCCATTACCATTCGGTGTTATGCTGCTGCACTCCCCCGAGGAGCGTATGGCCTCGCCGAGTATGCGAAATGAGTTTTGTGTCGAATTGGAGTTCGAATTGAGTGGAAAATTCACCTCGGACAGCGAGGAGCTATCCAGGCTGGAATTGGGCAGACTTTTGGTCTGCTTTGAATgatgatgcggctgctgctgttgctgcttctcgcTGCGCTTCAGGCGATACCACTCCCATGAGGTGGACTCGTGCACCGAATGGCTGTTCTTGATGCCGCCAAAGCCATTGAAGCTGCCGCCCTTGTTCTTGCTCTTGCTGAACGGCGACTTGAAGAAGGCAGGCGAGGACAGCCTTCGCGACTTCTTGGTTGcctgcttctgcagctgcggctgctccgcGCCATTGGACTTGCCATCGACCGCATCCAGCACGAGGTAGCCGGAGGGACCCTCTGGCATGAACTCGTTGTAGGCCAGATCGCTGGTGGGTATAAAGTTGGCCAAATCATCATCGTCCAGCATTAGACTCTCATCGAAATCGCTCTGCGATGTGGGCTCCTCCTCCAGGGCCAGCTCATTCTGCATCATGCTAGCCGGCGCCGACTCCTGCCGCTTGAGCGCCAACTGCTGTTGCAGCGACTTCTTTTTGCTGGCCTTCATACCACCCGACAACGATGACgacggctgctgcttcagGCTCTTTAGAGTGTCTGTAAAGGATATCAGTGGTTAGTTGTACTCTGACTGGCATTTGTGAAGGTTTTTTGTGGCTTACCCGCATCGAAGAACGTGTCCAGCTGCTCGCCGGCACTGGCTTGCATCTCCGTCGTGTCCAAGCTGTTGTGCCACGAATGTTTCGCGCCCTTGCGGCGATGCAGCGAGGCTCGTAGATTGGGATTTCCACTCATCATATTGGCagcaatgttgttgttgctgccatagCACACGGATATCttgcgctgcctgctggccagCTCCTGGCAGCCACCCACATGCTGGCTATCGCCGCAGTCCTTCAGTATGAGCATTGCCTCCTCGCTGGGTCGGCGCTGCTTGGGCGAGGGCTGGTTGAGCATCTGTTCGTAGGATTTGCGACGATCCAGCTTCGGTTTGGCTGCCCTAGCCTGGCTGGATGGCTGATCCTCCTTGAGCTGCTGCGTCTGGCGGCGCAACTTGCGGTAGTAGACAGTGCCCAGCACGAGCATCAGAAAGATAAAGCTGCCcacaatgatgatgacgagAATGCAGGCCTGCACTTGGTAGCTCAGCGCACGCACCTCGCCGGCCAGCTCGGCACTTTGCTGCTGGtagagctgctcctgctcgatGTATCGCCTGCTCTGGTCCTCCAGCGAGCGCACCGTCAGCGTCTGTTGCGTAAgcgtctgctgcagctcctccacctgctTCTTGTAGCGGCGCGACAGCTCCTCCAGATACTGCCCAGACAGCGACATGTTCCTCTCGAGCGCCTGTGGAAGACAGAAACATTAGCAAAAGGTTTTTATCGTGGCATTGGATTCGGGTATGGGCTGCCTCTGATGACGTTCGTCGGCAAGGTAGCGGCGCCCCTCAGCTTGTTGTTGGCCCTTGGGCGGAGCCCTGAACGGGAAGTGACTCTGCTGCCACTTGTAATGAGCAGCCAACACGCAAGTTGGGCCATAAACAAATCAGAAACTGATTGGGTCAACAGGAAGTGGAATAAGGGATACTCTCCTTCCGGCAGGAAGCAACGGTGGGGTGgatacaaaacacaaacctTATCGGAGAGACTAGAGTGTAATGAACACAATTTTTTCGTCATGCACACgacatgtattttgtttttgaaaatgtATCAGAGAAAAGGCCGTTGAAAACCATCCAAGCCTTCGAATATCCTCACtatcaacaaatatttgttgtcaTGCACAGGACATGTACTTTGtttatctatttttttttgcagaatACAGCTCTGAGCATAGGAAAAACCTTCGCAAACCCATTATATAAGACGTTCCCTCAGGTACACTTATTCCTCTGTTTTTGTATCCATCTATAAATCCTATTTCTGACACTAGCTGCCACAATAACAGTCCTATCCCTTGGCAGGGTataattttgctttgttttcctACACAACCAAGGCCCTTCCATGGTCTTCCATGGCCTGTCTGCGCGTGGGTGGGTTggggtttgtttgtttccacGTTTGTTGGAGCGCTGCCACGCCAACTGCTGACGCACTTGCCCCAAGAACTGAagttctctgtctctctttggaGTTCTTTGCACTCACCTTGATGCGATTGGAGAGGCGTATGAATACACTCTCCGACTGCGCGCCATTCGTTAGCTTCTGTTGCAGATTCACATTGGATCCAATGccgcctgctccagctccggcaGTGCCTACGCCAACGCCTACACCCAAATGgttcccatttccattgcccgccacggctgctgcagcggcagcggctgcactACCTCCTGCGGTTATGGAGGCCACTGTGGTGGTCAACAGATTGTCCAGACTCTCCCAATTGGCGGGATTGCTGTCCTCGATGGCCAGTTCAGCGTTGTGCGGCAATTCGCTGGAGCTGGGCGCCATTGTTGTGGCTTCCACATCGCTGGGCGACTCCACCAGAGTGGGTGTAACAGGTGCCGAGGAGACTGTTGGCTGGGTGGGCGCCACAGGCAGCTCCAGTTCCTCCAGCTCTGCGGGCACATTGAATATATTCACATCTGCGGGCGTGGAGTTCGTTGTGGCGGCAGTTGCGGTCGCTGAGGGCTGGGATTGTTCCCCGATTGAGGGCAGCTCTTGGCTATCCACAGCCTCGGGCGTTACAATTTCGAGGCTTGCTTGGTTTTCCATGGGTTTTTCTACAATCAattcctgctggctgctgctgctgctcctcgtctCTGTTGCCGCTGTGGCATTCTCCtgcgctggctctggcggcGGCTTCAGTTCTGGTGTCGCTTCCAACTGCTGATCCACGGTGTTGTTTTGCTCTGCCTGGAGCAGCTTGCACATGGCACCCACATGCTCCGCTGGCAGCATGCTCAGAAAGTAACTCTGCCGCTTGGCCAGGCCACTCGATTGATTGCTGCTCCACAGGCCAATGCCATACTCCTCCTGGCACACGCCACTCTGCAGCAGATCCGCCCGCAGTTGACTGTGATTGAGCAGCCCTTGGAGCTGCTGAAACTGACACGACAGCAGACTGTTGATACGCTGCACCAGCGTAGAGTTGCAGCTGGCACAGCTAAAGGAGCCAAAAGTGGGCGTCCGGCAGAGCAGCGACTCTGCGGACCATTTAAATGCCTTTGTGGGTTTCACCAGCACTTCGGCGGCTTTCTTGACCATTGATATGACCGCATCGGAGGCGCTTTGAAAGAtcccaccaccgccgccgccgccagcgttgcctttgtggctgctgccctgctcaaaatcatcatcaaaGTCATCCATCTCATCGCTGGGACGTATCTCCGTTTCGAATGCCTCAAACTCGGAGGTGCCAAACACACGGAACAGCGAAACGGGACAGAAATGCTCCTTGGAGTAGTGCGAATGTATGTCCACGCGTACGAATTTCCCAAATAAATGTGGATGCAACTCAAACGTCTGCACCGTGCGCTTATCCTCCGCCGCAAAGCGTCCCACATTGCTCCAGTCGCGTGTGGGAAATCGCTTCGAAACGGCCACCGTAAAGTTCTTGGGCGATGAGCTGAACAGCTCAAAGTTGGCCAGTTCCACCTTTTGGGCTTGTATGGCCTCGCACAGCTCCACGACGAACCAAATGCGACTGCCGCACGTGCTCAGCATGTACTCATCGCTGGATTGGGTCAACACGGCGCCTGTGTTGGTGGCATCGCCATTCGAGGCAATGATCTTCGCACCACAATCGGGCGAGGCATAGTTCTTGGAGCGCAGCTTCAGTGTCGATGGTTTGCCACTCGCCGATCCCGTGTTGTTCCTTCGCTGTGCTGAATTATTGGCCACCTGCTGTTCCAGCTCCATGGCCTGCTCGCGACTCGCTTCCGCCtccatttgcttttgcgcCCACTCGGAGAACACGGGCATGGGCACCTCTTCATTCGCTTTAGTCAGATTTGCCTTTGGGGCCATTGTGTCATTTGTTGTTCCCTCTGCAACTCCTGCTACTCCTCCAGTTTGCTGCTCTTCGCTGGTCCCATTCCCAGTGCCGTCATCTCCTGCAGCGCCCAGAGCCTCTGCTGATGCAACCAATCCATCCAGATCATAGCCTCCACCGGGATCATTGATTTTCGGCATTTGTTCATCTAAAAAGGGATGGAAAAAGCCTTTAGTTCTATGGAGAATTCTTGACAGTAGgaaaatatgtagaaaataGTGCGTTTCGGAGGGTTTTAGTAAAGTTTGTTTGCTGGTAATATCGATAAACATTGGGAATGCTATCgaaataatacaaaaagtCTTCCATATTCAAGAAAAATCCAAATTAGAAAAAGATTTGGCACAGAATTATCTAAAATGATAAATAATGTTATCGATCAATATCGCACGATAGCGAAATATCGAGGCTGTAGTACAGATTTGATCGAAGATCTACACTTTTTAGGTATTTTTGTGACTTATTCCGCTCTTTGCTACACACTcttgaaacgcactgtacatgTGCCTATCGATTATTATCGTGAAATCCCGAATGAAGTCTAAGGTCTCAGCTCTTTAaagcaattgcaaaaattttTTTGCgtcttctttctctcttttgagCTTCATTTTCAGTTAATCTTCAGCTATAAGCctctgaaacgcactgtacataTTAAGTACACACGTGTACTAACATTACATCATCTACATGTAAAGTCTTACCCTTCTGAGGCACTTCCTTGACTGCCTCAAACAGTGGCTGCAGCgtttgctcctcctgctcctgctgttgttgttgctcctcgCTTTTGTTGCTCGTCGGTGACTGTATCTCCTCGAGTATAACAGATTCCAGACGATTCTTGAGGCGATCCAGCGGCAGCTCCGTAACTGTGACAGTTGGCAGCTCCGTTATGATCTCTGGAAAGCTaataaaagaaacagaaataaatgaatttttgaGTGGAATTTAGAGCAACATTTTATGTGTAATTTATTGCTATAATATGTAAGTATTTCGCACCTCATAAATACCGTTGATATGGCTATTATTTGTGAGAACCATATAATCCAGAAGAATATTAAAAACATCGTTAAATTCGTTTTCAACTTTTTCAACTCACAACAAATGAACTTCACAGCGAATTGTAGCAGCATTTTGTTACATTCGTTTTGTGGTTGTCTGGGTGTCTGGGTACGGGGGGCTGGCTTCGTattatacaatatttatatggagAATTATTATAGATCATTAACGAGTCGATcgagtggcaacaacagctgtGACCCTAAGCAAGAGTTACTTCCCAAGCACATCCGTGTGTGTACTGACACGTTGAAATCTTTTGGGTTGATTTGTCGCTAAAGCAATTTATTAACTTAACTGGCAGCTCTGTAGCAGTCTCTGAGGTGTCGCTAAGTGTGTAAATATCATGGCATGGAATAATAAAAACTCTAAGTGacaatgggaaatatttttggagTGCGCCGTACTGGGATGGAATGAAAAGGGTATATGAGACTTTCTGTTGCTTGGGCAGTTTGCGATTTTTAACCAAAAATAATGTATTTTCCAGGGTATGCTTGTGGTTCATGTGGAGCTATTAGTCAGTCTTTAATTTCTGGTTCCTTTTGTTGTACTTAAATGCAAAGTATACCCGTAATAAATAGTTTCCTTTGGTGTGAAGTTTAAAATTAGGAAAACTCGCACTATTTGTTGTTCTGCATAAAAATATCACATGAAAGCGGTATCCCATAGTCGTAACATTCAACTTTAAgcattttttgtattaaaacTACAAAACAAGTGCGAGCGCGCTCGAGATCTGCAGTTGAAACAGCTGTGAGTGACGTTGAACAGAATAACTCTGagaacagagagcgagagagcgagcgagcaacgGAATGGGAATTCATCGattaaaaaatgttattgATAACAATcgcaaatgaataaaaatattcatgaGCTtcaagaacagcaacaacaactaaattCTATATGGAAAATCTGTGATGTGGGGTAAAACACAGGTTTAAAGTGCGCTCCCGAAGCTGATTACAGAAAAAGGAATTCCCagatttaaaaacaaaaataaagaaaaaatttaaataaataatctaaaaataataacaataaatataacatagggaaaagaaaattaaataatatacatctcacatatacatatacaactGTCTCAAAATCATATTTCTCAACTTTTGTTATTAGCTTGTTTGCAAAATTATTTTGGTGTTCAAAAATTGCATGTGACAGTGTCAAATTTGACAGttcgaaatgcaaaaaccatCAAACTAATTAAACAGACTGAAATAAGTGCATATAAGGATCTATATTATAGATCTGCGATGCATCAAGAAGCTTTCTCTCCCACGTAT
The sequence above is a segment of the Drosophila subobscura isolate 14011-0131.10 chromosome U, UCBerk_Dsub_1.0, whole genome shotgun sequence genome. Coding sequences within it:
- the LOC117901592 gene encoding SUN domain-containing ossification factor isoform X2, which translates into the protein MLLQFAVKFICSISTVFMSFPEIITELPTVTVTELPLDRLKNRLESVILEEIQSPTSNKSEEQQQQQEQEEQTLQPLFEAVKEVPQKDEQMPKINDPGGGYDLDGLVASAEALGAAGDDGTGNGTSEEQQTGGVAGVAEGTTNDTMAPKANLTKANEEVPMPVFSEWAQKQMEAEASREQAMELEQQVANNSAQRRNNTGSASGKPSTLKLRSKNYASPDCGAKIIASNGDATNTGAVLTQSSDEYMLSTCGSRIWFVVELCEAIQAQKVELANFELFSSSPKNFTVAVSKRFPTRDWSNVGRFAAEDKRTVQTFELHPHLFGKFVRVDIHSHYSKEHFCPVSLFRVFGTSEFEAFETEIRPSDEMDDFDDDFEQGSSHKGNAGGGGGGGIFQSASDAVISMVKKAAEVLVKPTKAFKWSAESLLCRTPTFGSFSCASCNSTLVQRINSLLSCQFQQLQGLLNHSQLRADLLQSGVCQEEYGIGLWSSNQSSGLAKRQSYFLSMLPAEHVGAMCKLLQAEQNNTVDQQLEATPELKPPPEPAQENATAATETRSSSSSQQELIVEKPMENQASLEIVTPEAVDSQELPSIGEQSQPSATATAATTNSTPADVNIFNVPAELEELELPVAPTQPTVSSAPVTPTLVESPSDVEATTMAPSSSELPHNAELAIEDSNPANWESLDNLLTTTVASITAGGSAAAAAAAAVAGNGNGNHLGVGVGVGTAGAGAGGIGSNVNLQQKLTNGAQSESVFIRLSNRIKALERNMSLSGQYLEELSRRYKKQVEELQQTLTQQTLTVRSLEDQSRRYIEQEQLYQQQSAELAGEVRALSYQVQACILVIIIVGSFIFLMLVLGTVYYRKLRRQTQQLKEDQPSSQARAAKPKLDRRKSYEQMLNQPSPKQRRPSEEAMLILKDCGDSQHVGGCQELASRQRKISVCYGSNNNIAANMMSGNPNLRASLHRRKGAKHSWHNSLDTTEMQASAGEQLDTFFDADTLKSLKQQPSSSLSGGMKASKKKSLQQQLALKRQESAPASMMQNELALEEEPTSQSDFDESLMLDDDDLANFIPTSDLAYNEFMPEGPSGYLVLDAVDGKSNGAEQPQLQKQATKKSRRLSSPAFFKSPFSKSKNKGGSFNGFGGIKNSHSVHESTSWEWYRLKRSEKQQQQQPHHHSKQTKSLPNSSLDSSSLSEVNFPLNSNSNSTQNSFRILGEAIRSSGECSSITPNGNGQAGGSSSGSNSGGSTTSSTTKKKQRAFNNLFRKVF